One genomic region from Nymphaea colorata isolate Beijing-Zhang1983 chromosome 10, ASM883128v2, whole genome shotgun sequence encodes:
- the LOC116263121 gene encoding 12-oxophytodienoate reductase 3 produces MERGGEKRPDLFTPYQMGRFKLSHRVVLAPMTRCRALNGIPRQAHVKYYTQRATPGGFLITEGATISPTAAGFPHCPGIYLKEQIDAWKKVVEAVHERGSVIFCQLWHVGRASNPVYQPGGAPPISSTGRAISERWKILMPDGSYGPYTKPTPLSKQDITEVILQYQQAAVNAMQAGFDGVEIHGAHGYLIDQFLKNGINDRSDEYGGSLENRCRFLSQIIQAIASAIGPDQVAVRISPSIDHLDAMDSDPIGLGQFVVTEINRLERVMGGRLAYLHVTQPRYTASSKTGSAHKREKQEEHLLGMLREGYSGTMISSGGFTRENGMSAVADGETDLVSYGRLFISNPDLPYRFAVNASLNKYIRATFYTQDPVVGYTDYPFLHQGGGQDERGTKSDTESENRVGSFGWVLSKL; encoded by the exons ATGGAGAGAGGTGGAGAGAAACGTCCTGATCTTTTCACTCCATACCAGATGGGCCGTTTCAAGCTTTCTCACAG AGTTGTGCTTGCACCAATGACTAGATGCAGAGCTCTGAATGGAATCCCTCGACAAGCCCACGTCAAGTATTACACTCAGAGAGCTACACCAGGGGGTTTTCTCATAACAGAAGGGGCTACGATTTCTCCCACTGCTGCTGG CTTTCCACATTGCCCTGGGATTTACCTGAAAGAGCAAATTGATGCATGGAAGAAGGTGGTAGAAGCTGTCCATGAAAGAGGGAGTGTTATTTTCTGTCAGTTGTGGCATGTTGGCCGTGCTTCTAATCCAG TTTATCAGCCTGGTGGTGCTCCTCCTATCTCATCCACAGGGAGAGCCATTTCAGAGAGGTGGAAAATTTTGATGCCTGATGGCAGTTATGGTCCCTATACTAAACCTACTCCTCTGTCCAAGCAAGACATCACGGAAGTTATTCTGCAGTATCAACAGGCTGCAGTAAATGCCATGCAAGCTG gGTTTGACGGAGTGGAGATCCATGGCGCTCACGGCTATCTTATTGACCAGTTCCTCAAGAATGGCATCAACGACCGATCTGATGAGTATGGTGGCTCGCTGGAGAACCGCTGTCGGTTTCTGTCCCAAATCATCCAGGCCATTGCAAGTGCCATTGGACCTGATCAGGTTGCAGTCCGAATTTCcccttcaattgatcaccttgATGCAATGGACTCAGACCCGATTGGGCTCGGCCAGTTTGTGGTCACCGAAATCAACAGACTGGAACGAGTCATGGGTGGGCGGCTCGCCTACTTACACGTGACGCAGCCCAGGTACACAGCATCTAGCAAGACTGGTTCAGCCCACAAGCGTGAGAAACAGGAGGAGCACTTGCTAGGAATGTTGAGGGAAGGATACAGTGGCACCATGATATCCAGTGGTGGGTTCACTAGGGAGAATGGGATGAGTGCAGTTGCAGATGGGGAGACAGACTTGGTCTCTTATGGTCGCCTCTTTATCTCGAACCCTGACCTGCCTTATAGGTTTGCGGTCAATGCAAGCTTGAACAAATACATCAGGGCTACATTTTACACGCAGGACCCAGTTGTGGGCTACACGGACTATCCCTTTCTTCACCAAGGGGGAGGCCAAGATGAGCGTGGAACCAAATCAGATACAGAATCTGAGAACAGGGTCGGATCATTTGGTTGGGTATTGTCAAAGTTGTGA